A genome region from Flavobacterium sp. includes the following:
- a CDS encoding NADP-dependent malic enzyme: MNKESKKREALQYHAEPTPGKIQVVPTKKYATQRDLSLAYSPGVAEPCLEIAANVEDVYKYTAKGNLVAVISNGTAVLGLGDIGPEAGKPVMEGKGLLFKIFADIDVFDIEVDTKNVEEFIQTVKNIAPTFGGINLEDIKAPESFEIERRLIEELDIPVMHDDQHGTAIISSAALINALELAGKKAEDVKMVVSGAGSAAIACTDLYVLLGVKVENILMYNSKGLLTKDNTSLSELQLKYAVDGPKIELAEAVKGADVFIGLSSGNILSPEMLLTMKDNPIVFAMANPNPEIDYNLATETRKDVIMATGRSDFPNQVNNVLGFPYIFRGALDVRATKINEEMKMAAVKALAILAKEPVPEQVNVAYGATKLGFGQEYIIPKPFDPRLITVVAPAVAKAAMDSGIAKNPITDWAAYEDKLRERMGNDNKMVRLITNRAKLDPKRVVFAEADQLNVLKAAQIVHEDGIGIPVLLGSRETILELKEELGFDAELEIIDPKTNEEEARRNRFANSYWETRERRGVSLLDAQKFMRERNYFAAMMVNEGEADALVTGYSRSYPSVVKPMLQLVEKAHGASLVATANMMLTSRGPMFLSDTAININPSSEDLVNIALMTAKTAKMFGIEPVIAMVSYSNFGSSSHQNASKVRDAVAYLHKNHPEMVVDGEIQADFALNSEMLQEKFPFSKLAGKKVNTLIFPNLESANITYKLMKELNKSASIGPIMMGLGKPVHIFQLGASVEEMVNMAAIAVIDAQEKELKKNKLAQ, encoded by the coding sequence ATGAACAAAGAGAGTAAAAAAAGAGAGGCATTACAGTACCACGCTGAGCCAACTCCAGGAAAAATTCAGGTAGTTCCAACAAAAAAATATGCAACCCAAAGAGACTTATCTCTGGCTTATTCACCGGGAGTTGCAGAACCATGTTTAGAAATCGCAGCAAACGTTGAAGACGTTTATAAATATACAGCAAAAGGAAATTTAGTTGCCGTAATTTCAAATGGTACAGCTGTTTTAGGTTTAGGAGACATTGGGCCTGAAGCCGGAAAACCTGTAATGGAAGGAAAAGGTTTATTATTTAAAATATTTGCTGATATTGATGTTTTTGATATCGAAGTAGACACAAAAAATGTCGAAGAGTTTATCCAAACAGTAAAAAATATTGCTCCAACTTTTGGAGGAATTAACCTTGAAGATATCAAAGCACCTGAATCTTTCGAAATCGAAAGACGATTAATCGAAGAATTAGATATTCCGGTAATGCACGACGATCAGCACGGAACAGCAATTATTTCTTCTGCAGCTTTAATCAACGCACTTGAATTAGCAGGAAAAAAGGCCGAAGATGTAAAAATGGTTGTTTCCGGAGCAGGTTCTGCGGCAATCGCTTGTACAGATTTATATGTTTTGTTAGGAGTAAAAGTTGAAAACATTTTAATGTACAACAGTAAAGGACTTTTAACAAAAGACAATACTTCACTTTCAGAATTACAATTAAAATATGCAGTTGACGGTCCTAAAATTGAATTAGCAGAAGCTGTAAAAGGAGCTGATGTTTTCATCGGATTATCTTCAGGAAACATTCTTTCTCCTGAAATGTTATTAACGATGAAAGACAACCCGATTGTTTTTGCAATGGCAAATCCAAATCCGGAAATCGATTATAATTTAGCAACAGAAACACGTAAAGATGTTATTATGGCTACAGGCCGTTCTGATTTTCCTAATCAGGTTAACAACGTTTTAGGTTTCCCATATATTTTTAGAGGAGCACTAGATGTAAGAGCTACAAAAATTAATGAGGAAATGAAAATGGCTGCTGTAAAAGCATTGGCTATTTTAGCAAAAGAACCAGTTCCTGAGCAGGTTAACGTAGCGTACGGAGCAACAAAATTAGGTTTCGGACAAGAATATATCATTCCAAAACCATTCGATCCACGATTGATTACAGTTGTAGCGCCGGCAGTTGCAAAAGCAGCAATGGATTCTGGAATTGCAAAAAATCCTATTACAGACTGGGCAGCTTATGAAGATAAGCTTCGCGAACGTATGGGTAATGATAATAAAATGGTACGATTAATTACTAACCGTGCTAAATTAGATCCTAAAAGAGTTGTTTTTGCAGAGGCAGATCAATTAAATGTATTAAAAGCAGCTCAAATTGTTCATGAAGACGGAATTGGTATTCCGGTTTTATTAGGAAGCCGAGAAACTATTCTGGAATTAAAAGAAGAATTAGGTTTTGATGCCGAGTTAGAAATTATTGATCCAAAAACAAACGAAGAAGAAGCAAGACGTAACAGATTTGCAAATTCATACTGGGAAACAAGAGAGCGCAGAGGAGTTTCATTACTTGATGCTCAAAAATTCATGCGCGAAAGAAACTATTTCGCAGCCATGATGGTAAACGAAGGTGAAGCAGATGCTTTAGTTACAGGTTATTCAAGAAGTTATCCAAGCGTTGTAAAACCAATGTTACAATTGGTAGAAAAAGCACACGGAGCTTCACTTGTTGCAACAGCAAACATGATGCTGACATCTCGTGGACCAATGTTTTTATCTGACACAGCAATAAATATCAATCCATCATCAGAAGATTTAGTAAATATTGCTTTAATGACGGCAAAAACAGCAAAAATGTTCGGAATTGAACCGGTTATTGCAATGGTTTCATACTCAAACTTCGGATCATCATCTCACCAAAATGCTTCAAAAGTAAGAGATGCAGTAGCATATTTGCATAAAAATCACCCTGAGATGGTCGTAGATGGTGAGATTCAGGCAGATTTTGCATTAAACTCTGAAATGTTACAGGAAAAATTCCCATTCTCTAAACTAGCAGGAAAAAAAGTTAATACACTTATATTCCCTAACTTAGAGTCGGCAAACATTACTTATAAGTTAATGAAAGAGTTGAATAAATCAGCTTCGATTGGTCCAATTATGATGGGATTAGGAAAACCGGTCCACATTTTTCAATTAGGAGCAAGCGTTGAAGAAATGGTAAATATGGCGGCAATAGCTGTTATAGATGCTCAGGAGAAAGAATTAAAAAAGAACAAATTAGCACAATAG
- a CDS encoding OmpA family protein: MKMKNLVYSFLFFCFFFNANAQTANIKNADQKYDSYAYADAIKAYEKLVKKGVKEERIFQRLGNSYYFIGELEEALQYYQELFSINENQEAEYLYKYAQCLKSVGSYSKADKVLEKFSEKAPLDKRAVLFQKNKSYLEDIKFNSGRFDIADAGVNTKDSDYGSTILDNKLVFTSARDTGAIIKKNFKWTNKAISTLYTVELNQDGSIGKTILFHKQNLKVNFNQSTPVFTKDGRTMYFTRNNSVNGKRRKNEKNITFLKLYKAVLIDDQWKEVQELPFNSDEYSVAHPALSPDEKTLYFASDMPGTYGLSDIFKVSIADDGTFGKPENLGPEINTEGRETFPFISDENEIYFASDGRPGLGGLDVYVSKINKDGSFDEVQNVGDPINSKQDDFAFMINSKNRNGFFSSNRVNGHGLDDIYRFTENRRLICEQQLSGAVIDMETNEVLSDVSLILFDEAVKAPVEAKTDSNGNYIFPNVKCGKKYFIRTSKDDYLPKEVSITLKKATGSVSLPIVLEKKPKPIVKAMPVVIKGNSIKPVKVNITIGTDLVKLLNIPMNFFDLGKATIKKESEPKLQKIVDMLKQYPTIKIDIRSHTDSRSSTESNQILSDKRAQSSKNWLEQRGIDPSRLTAKGYGETQLVNKCADGIKCTEKEHQQNRRSEFIITSM; this comes from the coding sequence ATGAAGATGAAAAATTTAGTTTATTCCTTTTTGTTTTTTTGCTTTTTCTTCAATGCAAATGCACAAACGGCCAATATAAAAAATGCAGATCAAAAATACGACAGCTACGCTTATGCAGATGCTATAAAGGCTTATGAAAAATTAGTAAAAAAAGGAGTTAAAGAAGAAAGAATATTTCAAAGACTTGGAAATTCCTACTATTTCATAGGAGAGTTAGAAGAAGCATTACAATATTATCAGGAATTATTCAGCATTAATGAAAATCAGGAAGCTGAATATTTGTATAAATATGCACAATGCTTAAAATCAGTAGGGAGTTATAGTAAAGCCGATAAAGTTCTGGAAAAATTCAGCGAGAAGGCGCCTTTAGATAAAAGAGCCGTTTTGTTTCAAAAAAACAAAAGTTATTTAGAAGATATAAAATTCAATTCAGGCCGATTTGATATTGCTGATGCCGGAGTTAACACAAAAGATTCAGATTACGGAAGTACAATTTTAGATAACAAATTAGTATTTACATCGGCAAGAGATACTGGTGCCATCATTAAGAAAAACTTTAAATGGACCAATAAAGCGATTTCAACTTTATATACCGTAGAGTTAAATCAGGATGGAAGCATTGGAAAAACAATATTGTTTCACAAACAAAACTTAAAAGTAAATTTCAATCAGTCAACTCCCGTTTTTACAAAAGACGGAAGAACGATGTATTTTACCAGAAACAACTCTGTAAACGGTAAAAGAAGAAAGAACGAAAAAAACATTACATTCTTAAAACTTTATAAAGCAGTTTTAATTGACGATCAATGGAAAGAAGTTCAGGAACTGCCATTTAATAGTGACGAATATAGTGTAGCGCATCCGGCTTTAAGTCCTGATGAAAAAACATTATATTTTGCATCAGACATGCCGGGAACGTATGGTTTATCAGATATATTTAAAGTAAGTATAGCAGATGACGGAACTTTTGGAAAACCAGAAAATTTAGGACCTGAAATTAATACAGAAGGAAGAGAAACTTTCCCTTTTATTTCAGATGAAAATGAAATTTATTTTGCTTCTGACGGAAGACCTGGCTTAGGCGGATTAGACGTTTATGTTTCAAAAATAAATAAAGACGGTTCTTTTGATGAAGTCCAAAACGTGGGAGATCCTATAAACAGCAAACAAGATGATTTTGCGTTTATGATAAACAGCAAAAACAGAAACGGTTTTTTCTCATCAAACAGAGTAAACGGCCACGGACTAGATGATATTTACAGATTTACAGAAAATCGCAGGTTAATTTGCGAACAACAATTGTCAGGAGCCGTTATCGACATGGAAACAAACGAAGTACTTTCAGACGTTTCATTAATTTTGTTCGATGAAGCAGTAAAAGCTCCGGTTGAAGCAAAAACAGATTCAAACGGAAATTATATTTTCCCGAATGTAAAATGCGGAAAAAAATATTTTATCAGAACTTCAAAAGACGATTATCTGCCTAAAGAAGTTTCTATAACATTAAAAAAAGCAACAGGTTCAGTTTCACTTCCAATAGTTTTAGAAAAGAAACCAAAGCCAATAGTAAAAGCAATGCCGGTTGTTATAAAAGGAAATTCGATCAAACCAGTTAAAGTTAACATTACAATCGGAACCGATTTGGTAAAACTTTTAAACATTCCGATGAACTTTTTCGATTTAGGTAAAGCAACAATTAAAAAAGAATCTGAACCTAAACTGCAAAAAATTGTAGATATGCTGAAACAATATCCAACCATAAAAATTGATATTCGTTCCCATACCGACAGTCGTTCTTCTACAGAAAGCAATCAGATTTTATCAGATAAAAGAGCCCAGTCTTCAAAAAACTGGCTTGAGCAAAGAGGAATTGATCCAAGCCGCTTAACAGCAAAAGGTTACGGAGAAACACAATTAGTAAATAAATGTGCCGATGGTATAAAATGTACCGAAAAAGAACACCAGCAAAACAGACGAAGTGAATTCATAATTACGAGTATGTAA
- a CDS encoding type IX secretion system membrane protein PorP/SprF, whose product MKKLGLIFMFFTIVCSAQQDSQFTQYMYNTIEINPAYAGSRGVLSAFGLYRTQWIGLDGAPVTSTFSVNTPLDNSNLGLGVSLVNDKIGPTNENTLSADLSYSIPTSESFKLSFGIKATANLFNLDVSKLSYENQDDEMFQDVRNKFTPNIGAGVYWHSDRAYLGLSVPNFIETNRYDDNDVAIFKEKINYYFMAGYVFNLDRLEYIKFKPALLTKMVEGAPLQVDVSGNFMFNDKFVVGLAYRWSASVSAMAGFQVTRGMYIGYGYDHETTRLQKYNSGSHEIFLRFDFFNNYNKLTSPRFF is encoded by the coding sequence ATGAAAAAATTAGGCTTAATTTTCATGTTTTTTACAATTGTGTGTTCGGCTCAGCAAGACTCTCAATTCACACAATATATGTATAACACTATTGAGATCAACCCCGCATATGCAGGTTCTCGTGGTGTTTTGAGCGCTTTTGGGTTATATCGTACACAATGGATTGGATTAGATGGAGCGCCGGTAACAAGTACTTTTTCGGTAAATACACCTTTAGATAATAGTAATTTAGGATTAGGAGTTTCGTTGGTAAACGATAAAATTGGGCCAACTAACGAGAATACTTTGTCTGCAGATTTATCATATAGTATTCCAACTTCAGAATCATTTAAACTTTCATTCGGTATTAAAGCAACAGCAAATCTTTTTAATCTTGATGTAAGTAAATTGAGCTATGAAAATCAGGATGATGAAATGTTTCAGGATGTAAGAAATAAGTTTACGCCAAATATCGGAGCAGGGGTTTACTGGCATTCAGATCGTGCTTATTTGGGATTATCGGTTCCAAATTTTATCGAAACAAACCGATATGATGATAATGATGTAGCCATTTTCAAAGAAAAAATCAACTACTATTTCATGGCCGGATATGTGTTCAATTTAGATCGTTTAGAGTATATAAAATTCAAACCAGCTTTATTAACAAAAATGGTTGAAGGTGCGCCTTTACAGGTTGACGTTTCAGGTAATTTTATGTTTAATGACAAATTTGTTGTGGGACTTGCTTATCGCTGGAGCGCTTCAGTAAGTGCTATGGCAGGTTTTCAGGTTACAAGAGGAATGTACATAGGATATGGTTACGATCACGAAACTACTCGTTTACAGAAATACAATTCAGGATCGCATGAAATTTTCCTTCGTTTTGACTTTTTCAATAACTACAACAAACTTACTTCACCAAGATTCTTTTAA
- a CDS encoding CBS domain-containing protein translates to MTVDQILNAKGKNVFSVRSTTTVYEALKVMGEKNIGAILIIDGTDLKGILSERDYARKIVLKDKSSKETFVHEIMESDVFTVQLSNNIDDCMELMSSKRIRHLPVLENGIVVGIISISDVVKAIIEIQKDTIHHLNSYISQ, encoded by the coding sequence ATGACTGTAGATCAAATACTAAACGCAAAAGGGAAAAATGTTTTTTCAGTACGTTCAACCACAACAGTTTATGAAGCATTAAAAGTAATGGGCGAAAAAAATATAGGTGCCATACTTATTATCGACGGAACTGATTTAAAAGGAATTTTGTCTGAAAGAGATTATGCTCGAAAAATTGTTTTAAAAGACAAATCTTCAAAAGAAACATTTGTGCATGAAATTATGGAAAGCGATGTTTTTACAGTTCAGCTTTCAAATAATATTGATGATTGTATGGAACTTATGAGTTCAAAAAGAATCAGACATCTGCCTGTTTTAGAAAACGGAATTGTAGTAGGAATAATTTCAATTAGCGATGTTGTAAAGGCTATTATCGAAATTCAAAAAGACACAATTCATCACTTAAACTCTTACATATCACAGTAA
- the ruvA gene encoding Holliday junction branch migration protein RuvA — protein MIAHLQGKLVEKNPTEVVIDCGGVGYHVNISLHTFSLIPNADFIKLYTHLQIKEDAHTLYGFVEKSEREIFRMLLSVSGIGAGIARTMLSSIEPKQIINAIASGDVGVIQSIKGIGNKTAQRVILDLKEKVLKLYDLDEVSVVQNNTNRDEALSALEVLGFVRKASEKVVEKIIKEDPEATVETIIKKALKSL, from the coding sequence ATGATAGCACATTTGCAGGGGAAATTAGTTGAAAAAAATCCCACAGAAGTTGTAATTGATTGCGGTGGAGTGGGATACCACGTAAATATTTCTTTACATACTTTTTCATTAATTCCTAATGCTGATTTTATAAAATTGTATACGCATCTTCAAATCAAAGAAGATGCGCATACTTTATATGGTTTTGTAGAAAAATCTGAACGCGAAATATTTAGAATGTTATTATCCGTTTCAGGAATAGGAGCGGGCATCGCACGAACAATGCTTTCTTCAATAGAACCAAAACAAATTATTAATGCAATTGCCTCAGGAGATGTTGGTGTAATTCAATCTATAAAAGGTATTGGAAATAAAACGGCACAAAGAGTAATACTTGATTTGAAGGAAAAAGTGTTAAAATTGTATGATTTGGATGAAGTTTCTGTAGTCCAAAACAATACAAACAGAGATGAAGCGTTATCTGCTTTGGAAGTTCTGGGATTTGTTCGAAAAGCTTCAGAAAAAGTAGTCGAAAAGATTATTAAAGAAGATCCTGAAGCTACTGTAGAAACGATCATTAAAAAGGCTTTAAAAAGCTTATAA